Part of the Gracilimonas sp. genome is shown below.
CAAAAATGTCACAAGATTTAAGAAATATCGCCATCATCGCTCACGTAGATCACGGGAAAACCACCCTCGTTGATCAGATTTTAAAACAGAGCGGAACATTCAGAGAGAACCAGCAGGTAGAGGACCGGGTGATGGACTCCGGCGACCTGGAGAAAGAGCGCGGTATTACCATCAGTTCCAAAAACACCGCGGTAAACTGGAAAGGCACCAAAATTAACATTGTTGATACCCCTGGTCACGCCGACTTTGGCGGAGAAGTGGAGCGAATTCTGAAAATGGTAAATGGTGTAATTCTTCTGGTGGATGCTGCCGAAGGCCCGCTTCCCCAAACTAAATTTGTTCTTAGAAAATCACTGAGTTTAGGCTATCAGCCGATTGTGGTTATTAATAAAATTGACCGAAAGGATGCACGTCCCAATGCCGTGCTGGATGAGATTTTTGATCTGTTTGTAATGCTGGATGCCACCAACGAGCAGCTTGATTTCCCGGTTCTTTATGCCATTGCCAAAGACGGTATCGCCAAGGAAGAGCTGGAGGAGGAAGGCACAGACCTTTCCCCGCTCATGAACAAAATTGTGGAGCATGTACCGGCACCGGAGCAGGACACCGATTCTAAATTCAAGATGCTGGTAAGCAGCATTGACTGGAACGACTATGTGGGGCGAATTGCGGTTGGCCGTGTTGAGCAAGGCACGATTAAAATAAACCAGGAAGTTGCCCTGATGAATGGCAAAGGCGAGGTGAAAGAAAAAGCTCGCGCAACCAAGCTGTTTACTTTCAATGGTCTTCAGCGCGAGCCGGTAGAAAAAGCGGTGGCCGGAGATATTATTGCATTAGCTGGATATGAACAGGTAAACATCGGGGATACGCTGACGGATACCGCTGATATGACTCCACTCGAATATGTGGATTTAGACCAGCCCACTATCGCGATGTATTTCCGGGTAAACAACTCTCCGTTTGCCGGAAAAGAAGGCGATTATGTAACCTCCAACCAGTTGAAAGACCGCCTGTACCGTGAAACACGAACTAATGTGGCGATGCGGGTTGAGCCGACAGACAGTCCTGATATTTATAAAGTTTCCGGCCGGGGTGAGTTACAAATGGCTATCCTGATTGAAACCATGCGCCGTGAAGGATTCGAATTTTCTGTATCCCGACCGGAAGTGCTTTTCAAAGAGGTGGATGGGGTAACTCACGAACCGGTTGAGGAAGTGGTTGTAGATGTGCAGACCGACTACAG
Proteins encoded:
- the typA gene encoding translational GTPase TypA encodes the protein MSQDLRNIAIIAHVDHGKTTLVDQILKQSGTFRENQQVEDRVMDSGDLEKERGITISSKNTAVNWKGTKINIVDTPGHADFGGEVERILKMVNGVILLVDAAEGPLPQTKFVLRKSLSLGYQPIVVINKIDRKDARPNAVLDEIFDLFVMLDATNEQLDFPVLYAIAKDGIAKEELEEEGTDLSPLMNKIVEHVPAPEQDTDSKFKMLVSSIDWNDYVGRIAVGRVEQGTIKINQEVALMNGKGEVKEKARATKLFTFNGLQREPVEKAVAGDIIALAGYEQVNIGDTLTDTADMTPLEYVDLDQPTIAMYFRVNNSPFAGKEGDYVTSNQLKDRLYRETRTNVAMRVEPTDSPDIYKVSGRGELQMAILIETMRREGFEFSVSRPEVLFKEVDGVTHEPVEEVVVDVQTDYSNRVIDNLQKRKGIMTSMSQEGENNRIQFRVPSRGLIGFRGEMLTETRGTGIMHQQFDGYEPYAGEIPGRNRGALIALEQGDVTGYALEGVQDRGEFFVEPGDPVYMGQVVGVNKRSDDMVVNVVKKKNLTNHRATQTADSVKLNQAKKLSLEQCIEFIDNDELLEVTPKALRIRKTYLDHNDRKRAEKQKASAKA